CTGTGATTTCTAGATAGTCATTGTCGCAAGACATGATGTGCAACTATAATTACTGAGTGCTAATCAAAGAAGAATAAAAGAGTAGCTGcagaaaatttgaagaactaaCATAGGAACAGCCCGAGTATTACCTTAGCAAGCATACGTTCAAGTctctcaatttcattcttaGCATAATCTGCACCTTTTTCCAAGCAGCTCTTGGCAGCTTTCAGATAGATTTTCCCATATCTAAACAAaacaatttcaaacaaaaagatCAACACTGGACTGTGCTTAAATATATATCCTTTTTCTGAAAAAGGCACGATCCTCATTAGAACATTTAATCGAAAACTGATTCAAGCATAATTACAAGACCAGACCACAACGTTTGTAATTTAAGCTTCATTATCAAATGGAAAATACATAGGAATACAAATTTGcagaaaaaataagagaaaaaatcatcataaaaacCTTGCAGAGGGACCCGTCAATTTCTGGGCTTCATCCTCCAGCCGTGTATATATTGACTTCTTCTCCTCATCTGAAGCACTTACAAACTCCTTCACCAAAATATCAAGGGATTCAACAATACCAGCCTGTTTTGTAAGacaaacaaaaatacaaaattggTATTAGTACCGGTGTTGTGTTACTTTACAACAGTATGAGAGTTTGCCACTAACCTGGGAAGTTAATTGTCCTTTTGCATCACGGCTGGTGCCGGTTCTCTCATTGATGAAAGTAACAAAGTCGTCTAAATCGCGACCACCATCATAATCTTCGCCGGCTTTATTGCCCTTTGGGAAGAACTTCAATGTAGGATAACCACTTACACCATATCTGATTTGGCAAAATATTAGCATAAAATCTTCTACAAACACAGAAGACAAGGGGTTTTTGGGGGCAGTGGTGTAGAGATAGAGAGCATCCCAGTTCTTTGCACAAAGATGGATCAACTAGAAACAATAACAGCAGAAGCAGAAATCTGATGGAAAAATCAATTGGCTAAGGACCAAAAATGCAAACATATCAAGGACTCACTTCTCAGCAAGATCTTTGTACTTGTCTGCGTCAACATTAGCAATAACCACATGATCCTCCAACTTAAATGCTGTAGCCACCTTTTCATATGTCTGCataatataaaaatagaaaGTCAGGCTTTTAGTCAAAAGTTGTTTGACAGCTTCCAACATATTCCATTAGCTAGTAATGCACATACGGGAGCAAGGCTTTTGCAATGACCACACCTGCAAAAGATAAAGCAAAATCAGAGATGCAAAATGATGTATAATCATACTGGACTTCCAGAGCTATCACACATAGTTGATTGGAAAACAAATTGGCAACCTAAAAGAGGATTTGCAACAAAGAAAATGTACCAGAACCTATATATTACCAGGGGGCATAAAACTCAACCAGAACATCTTTTTTCTCATCAAGCACAATCTCATCAAAGTTTTCTGGAGTAAGTACCACAACATTTGAAGGAACTGCAGCTATCTTGACATTTGTCCCTACACAGAAAATGGTATTCAATCTTCATATGTTGAGCATATATCATCCAGATGCGGATTAAAAAAATAGCTAGATAATAGATGGAGGTCACTGAATTTGCAATAGAATTTTTGGTAACATTTGTTTGAAAAGACAATAGGACAAAATCTATCAAACAATACAGCATACAACATACAACTTCAGTATTCCTTTTGAGAAGGAAAAGGATATGTTATTGAAACTTGTCTAGATGAGTATCCGCCCCTCAATAATAAGCTTTAATTATATAGCAT
This portion of the Coffea arabica cultivar ET-39 chromosome 2e, Coffea Arabica ET-39 HiFi, whole genome shotgun sequence genome encodes:
- the LOC113732942 gene encoding probable protein disulfide-isomerase A6, which translates into the protein MSRLRISIALVTLALFFFFASALADDVVVLTEENFEKEVGQDRGALVEFYAPWCGHCKKLAPEYEKLGASFKKAKSVLIGKVDCDEHKSLCSKYGVSGYPTIQWFPKGSLEPKKYEGARSAEALAEFVNSEGGTNVKIAAVPSNVVVLTPENFDEIVLDEKKDVLVEFYAPWCGHCKSLAPTYEKVATAFKLEDHVVIANVDADKYKDLAEKYGVSGYPTLKFFPKGNKAGEDYDGGRDLDDFVTFINERTGTSRDAKGQLTSQAGIVESLDILVKEFVSASDEEKKSIYTRLEDEAQKLTGPSARYGKIYLKAAKSCLEKGADYAKNEIERLERMLAKAISAAKADEFILKKNILSTYA